Within the Prinia subflava isolate CZ2003 ecotype Zambia unplaced genomic scaffold, Cam_Psub_1.2 scaffold_63_NEW, whole genome shotgun sequence genome, the region AgcccccccagcacccccccGAACCCCTCACCCACCCTCGGGCAGCGCCGCCAGCTCGTTCCGCCGCACGTTGAGGTCCCGCAGCGCCcgcagctgccccagccccggcggCAGCGCCCGCAGCCGGTTGCAGCCCACGTCCTGCGGGGCACAGCGGGGCTCAGccggggcccggcgcggccccgcggggctcgGCCGCGGCCCCCGCGGCTCTCACCAGCTGCCGCAGCGTGCGCAGGGCGCCCAGGTTGGGCGGCAGCCGGGCCAGGCGGTTGTTGCTGGCGTTGAGGACGCGCaggggcagcaggcagaggcaggcgGGCAGCGAGCTCAGCTGGTTGCGGCTGCAGGGGGGCACAGCGCGGTCACTCACTGCCGGAGCCTCCCCCGATCGCCctgagcggggctggggcgTACCTGAGGTCCAGGTGCGCCAGGGCCTGCAGGTTGGCGATGGCCGGGGGGACGCTGCGCAGGCAGTTGTGGtacaggctgagcccctccagcGAGGGCAGGCGGCAGGCGGCCTCCGGCACCTCCCCGAAACGGTTCCGGGACAGGTCTGCGGGGACCAGGCGGACACGGGACATGCGGGACGGGGACCCGCAGGGACGGGACATCCTCGGGACGGGACAAGAGACCCCCAGGGGGAGGGAGCGACGGGGACGCTCAGGGAAAGAGGCTAATGGGGACAAAGGACCCCCAGGGATGAGGACAGAGCGCCGGGGACAGCGGTGCTGATGGATCCCAAGCGCCCCGTCCGCGGACCCAGAGCCGCCCCAGCTGCCACGGGGAAGCTGAAGCCGCGGGACCGCCTGGACCGGGCGCTCCGGCTCGGCCCGTCCCGGCGCCTCCTCTCCCGCCCCCGGCACCTCCCGCGGGCCGAGGGTGGCGCCTCGAGAGGCGGGGCACCCACGGCTTCCCCTAGGCGCGGGGAAACACCGCGAGCGATCCCGGGCTGTGGAGAAGGGTCGGTGGTCCTGCCCCGGGGCCGCGGCCTCACCGGCCTGTGTGGTGTCGCTGAGGTCCCAgcgccgcgccgccgctgccgggaAGGCGCGCAGCCGCCGGCCGGCCAGGCTGAGGGTCCCGGAGGCCTCTGCTTCTTCCAGGGCGCGCTCAGTGCCGGATCCTCCGGGCAGGCGgcccagcggcggcggcggctcggcTGGGACAGTCCCCACCGCCCCCGCCGCCATGGCGAGCCCGGAGCTCCGCtcgccgcggccgccgctgcccgaCTGAGCCCCGGCCGCTTCCGTACCCCGCCACGGGGGCGGGGCCAGAGCGGCAGCCAATCAGAACGAGGGGCGCGCGGGGCGGTAGCGAATCGGACGGGGTGAGTGGGGGGAACTGCCAGGAGAAGTGCGGAAGTTTGTTCCTTGATTGATGGGTTTTCTGACGAATCGACTTCAAGCATTGAGGGGGTGTGCTGCCCATCTGCAGCCAATCACGACTAAGGCACAATCTTCACCAATCCCGAGCGGGGAGGCGGAGCTTGTTGCCTGGCAACACCCGCCAATATTTTGGTGCCATCGGCCAATCGAAATCGGGAAGGCGGGAGCAGCACCCGAGATTGACGCGGAACCAACCAATCGTGTTTGACACAAAGGCGGGACTGTAAGAGCCCCGCGAGGGGACGGTGGCGTGGCGGCTCCACCAATCATGAGTGACGGGAATGATTGACAAGCCAGGAGGAGCAAGAGAGCCAATCAGAGGCGTAGAAAAGGTAAGCAAAGTGTTGGAGCCACGCCCTCAAACGGGCCGCGCGCTGTTCTGGCTCCTCCCCTTTCCCGCCCCCCGCCTCTCTTAAAGGAGCCGCACCATTTAAAGGGGAGTTTTTGGGGGGGCCAATTCGTCCCCCCTTGAGCGCACGGCAAGGGCGGGgtccccccagctcctccactcACACGCTCCATCTCTGCACCCTTTATTAGCGTATCTGCGGGGGGCGTCCCCCCAAGGCGGGGGGTTCCGCGGGAGCTCGGGGGGGCTCTCAGGGGGTCCCCCGACACGGCCGCTTGCTGAGGTTCCccaaaacctgctgctgctgcgggcgGTAGGGCACCACGAAGGCGTCGGGGGGCAGCAGGGGCGCCCCGTCCGCCCCCAGCCGCCCCATCAGGACGTAGCTGGAGCCTGCGGGAgatttggggaggggggtgtCAGGACCTGGCGGGGGAACAGAGACCCCTCCAGGGCCCCCCGCCGGGCGCACCCACCTTTCTTGAGCGCGGGGCAGAGGcggcagggcagctgcagccgcAGCGCGGCCCCCTTGGCGGGCGGGGGGGACCCCCAGGCCCCCCGCCTTGTAGAGGCTGAGCACGGACACCACGGCCGCGGCCGGCTCCTGCGGCGGCCCCCGCGACACCGATTTCACCGTCCCCGTCAGCACTGGGGACGCAGGAACGAGGGGGGGGCGTCAGGGTCCCCAAAACCTCGGACACCGCCGCGGGTTGGGGGGTTCGGGGGGGCCCaacctccccttccccctccccggCCCCGTTTTGGGGGTCACAGCTGCCTCCCATCCTCACCCATCCTTCCCGTTTCTGGGGGTTCCAAACCGCCCCTGCCCCGTTTGGGGGGGTTCCACCCCTCATTTTTTGGGGATGGGGGTCCCACCCCTCTCACCTCATTTTTGGGGGGGTCCCCACCCCTCGCCCCtcatttttttgggggggatctCACCGAAATCGCTGCTGCAGAAGTTGCTCTGCAGGGTCCCGGAGCGGCGGCAGCGCTGCGGGCAGGGGGtccccggggcggggggggccGTGGGGGGCCCCGCTTTGGGGTccgggaggggagggggcttCCCCTTCCCGCCCCCCCGGGGCTTtgccggggccggcccggggtCCCGTAGGGTGTAGGTGGCCGAAAAGCCGTCGGCGGTGACGCTCAGATCCGACACGAACTGGACCAGCAGCTCCGGGGAGCTGGAGACgatggggctgggggggcacgggggggtCAGGGGGGCCCCCGGGGGTCGAGGGGGGCTCTCGGGGGGGGACACGGGCGTCAAGGGGGGGGGGTCCAAGGGTGGCGTTCGCGGGGGGATCGGGAGGGGTTTGAGAGGTTCGGAGGGGTTCGGAGGGGTcgggaggggtttgggggagTCCCGGGTGGGCTCGggggggctgggccgggccggggggctgggccgggccggggggctCACCCGGGGGTCTCCTCCCCGCAGAAGCGGCCGAGGCGCCGCGCGTCGTCCCGCGCCCCCCCCTCGAACACGGCCACGTAGTCGTAGCGGCAGTGGGGGGTCGGGCTCCACGTCGAACTTCCCGAACCGCAGCTCCACCACCTGCGCCCCCCACCCCGGCCCCCCAAAATCCGGGCTCAATCCCCCGGCCCCGGATCCCCCCGAACCCCCCGGGTTCCCTCAGCCCCTTCCGACCCCTCCCCAAATTCTCCCGAGCCTTCCCGAACCCTCCCGGTCTCTTCTCGAACACCCCCGACATCCCCTTGGGACCCCCCCCAAGGATTTCTGATCCTCCCCAAATATCTCCTGTCCCCCTCAAATATCTTCTGTCCCCCCCGGACACGTGCAAagcccccctgtccccctccccccaaatCCCTTCCTGATCCCCCAAATCCTCCAAACGACCCCGGTGCTGCCCCAAACCCGCTCTGCCCCCCCTCCGGGCGGCCCAGGACCCCCAAACCTTGTCGGGGGGGCCCACgatgtgccaggagcagctgatgCCGGGGGGATAATTCTCCTCGGGCCAGTTCGGGGTGTTCAGGCTCCCCTGGGGCTTCTCCAGCCGCCCCCCACAAAATTGATGCTctgggggagggaggcagggcgGGGTCACATTTTTTGGGGGGCACAGACACCTTTGGACCCCCCGTCCCCTTCCCCACACCGCCGGCGTCTCCTCTGTCCCTGAGAGCCCCTAaaatttggggggggggggggggggggaggctCTGCCAAAACCACCCTGGGATTGGGGGGAGGGGATGGAATTTGGGGAGCAAGACCCCCCCCAGGAAagtttttttgtaatttttttttgagggggggtCGTACTCACCGTCAAAATAGTGCCAGGACTCCCCGAAAAAATGGGGTTTATTAAAGACCCCTGAGCGCCGCCGTCCCTGGGGGGGCCCTGCAAAAgggttgggctgggttgggGGGGGGGGCCGGGGGTCTCCATGGGGGCTTTGGGGGTGGCCGTGGGGTTTTttcagggatttgggggggCTGTGTGGTGGATTAGGGGGGTGTGGAATGTTCTGTGTGTCTTTGGTGGGAGTCTCCACGTGGATTTGGGGGTGTccgtggggtttgggggtctccacggggatttgggggttttggggtctcctgctctccagcagcgctccctctccccctctccaaCTCAGCTTTTCCCTCCATTTTGTGCCGTCCTTCTCTCTTCATTTTTCCTGACATTTTGCCCcgtttttttctctgttttttccctcaaactttttctttcttttcactcattttcccctcagtttttttaattgtttttcttttcagctttttgcttccattttttcttttcctctcattttttctCCATATCCCTTCACaccttccccttcttttctgttcagcttttccctcctttcttcccttgcACTTTCCCCtcatttccctcttttctcctcacactttccccccattttctctcccctcattcccatttcttcctcatgcttttccttcattcccctcttttttttttccctcacattttcccccatttccccatcaggtttttttccctttctcttttcagtttcACACCTTTTCCACTCACACTTTCTCCTCACTCCCAGCCCTTTTTCTTCATGCTTTTCCCAATTTCACAGTTCCTCCATCCCCTTCCAgctctcctctcttttcccatCTCACTCCAggacccccagcacctcctggaAGGGTTTTTAAGGGCTCTCCTCGGGGTCTCCGTGGGATTTTGGGCTCTCCGCAGGATTTTGGGGATGTCACTACAGACTTTTGGAGCTCTCCCCGTCTCCAGGGACGCCTTCGGGTGGTTTTGGGGGTGTCCCCGTGGGGTTGTCCCTGCTCCCCGCCGGCggtgctccctccctccctccccatcggattttttttttttattgttttttgaggggggggtctcccctgcagccccctcctcacCCACCGTTGCTCGGGGGGCTGCCGGCGCTGAACCAGGCCAGGAAGCCCCTGCCGGCCGTGGCGCCGTCGCTCTCCATGCGCAGCCGGAGGCGGTTTTGGGGCGCCCGCAGCGCCCCGGGACGGAAGGTGCCGCAGAAGCGCCCCAGGAGCGGCGCCCCGGGGCCGTGGCCCCCGAACACCGAGAGGGCGTCGAAGCGGCACAGCGGGTCCGGCTCCAGGTCGAAGATGCGGAAGGACAGGGTGGCCACCTGGCCCTCGGGGACCTGGGGGACGTCGGGGGGGGTCACCGGGTGGCCAccggggggttttggggtgacACCACCACCTGGCCCTCAGGTGACACTTTGGGGTGTCACCACCTGGTCTTCATGAACTTAGGGGGGTATGGGGACACCGAAGGGCCAGGATGGACAtcgggggacagcaggggacgTCAGGGAACATCGGGGGACATCAGGGGGCAtcaggggacagcagagacagcaggggacagcaggggacagcaggggatgTTGGCATATTGCCATGAGGCCCTTGGGTTTCTGG harbors:
- the PCOLCE gene encoding LOW QUALITY PROTEIN: procollagen C-endopeptidase enhancer 1 (The sequence of the model RefSeq protein was modified relative to this genomic sequence to represent the inferred CDS: deleted 2 bases in 2 codons), translated to MSRLGPPPLPLLLLGALGALSPVPAAGQDPAPSPQPSARPNASRPVFPVFPCGGDHRGESGFIASEGFPRHYPPGSNCTWTITVPEGQVATLSFRIFDLEPDPLCRFDALSVFGGHGPGAPLLGRFCGTFRPGALRAPQNRLRLRMESDGATAGRGFLAWFSAGSPPSNEHQFCGGRLEKPQGSLNTPNWPEENYPPGISCSWHIVGPPDKVVELRFGKFDVEPDPHCRYDYVAVFEGGARDDARRLGRFCGEETPGPIVSSSPELLVQFVSDLSVTADGFSATYTLRDPGPAPAKPRGGGKGKPPPLPDPKAGPPTAPPAPGTPCPQRCRRSGTLQSNFCSSDFVLTGTVKSVSRGPPQEPAAAVVSVLSLYKAGGLGVPPPAKGAALRLQLPCRLCPALKKGSSYVLMGRLGADGAPLLPPDAFVVPYRPQQQQVLGNLSKRPCRGTP